From the genome of Nicotiana tabacum cultivar K326 chromosome 2, ASM71507v2, whole genome shotgun sequence:
AATACACTGCCACAATTACTTTCACAAGGGAAGGCTACTCGAATTGATATAAATCCACCGGTCACTATAACTGGCACTCTCGAATTCTTTTGAATTCTACCGGTAACAATTTAGTAGGATCgtgtgctttttttttttcttcttttttttgcaaGGGTGTGGCTtaatggtcaatgaagtgggttagAACCATGACAACTCAGGTTCAATTCCAGCGGAGACAAAAAATACGATATGATTTCTTCCCATCGATCCaacccttggtggtggatagagTTATCTAGTACTagttgctggtgggaggtagcaggtatccTGTAGAATTAGTCGAGGTGTGCTCTAACTGGCCTGGGCACCACAGTTATTAAAAAACAGTTTTGCAGGATAGAATTAGATTTAGAGAAATGTATAGTGTCTATGTATTCTAGAGCGGCGGGTACTTTGACGATTATTGAATGTCTTAATATATTAGTTCTCTCTTAATTGCTGTCTGTTTATCCTGCGTTTGCTTAATATTGAGTATCAAATTATATCCCTGTTGAAACTTTGCTCAATTGTGTTTGGTTGCGACTGTGGAGTGAAGATGCAAACcatttggacatgaaatttgaCATGCGAAACATCATTTAAGGATTGATGGCATGGAAATAAGAAATATTCTGCTGAATATAATCAATTATGCAATGGAAAACACACTTGTGATATTTTAATCATGAGACCGAGCTCTTACTACGTAGTTGACGTTGACGTTGACGATTGACAcctaaattgaaaaaaaaaagtacacGACGATGATTTATTAATTTGCCACGCAAAAGCATTAATCTgtacttttttccttttttatttgccgctctttttctcatttttttttcttgagaTGATTCGCTCccgtttggtcatagattttggctttatctttttaatttttttttaaaaatattatttgtttatgaaatatgatcatgttttgggaaaaataacttcaaaattttTCAAGTTCCCAAAAACTGTGATGAAATTTTTTTCTTCCGctcacaaaattttaatttttcttcaaataaaatacatatacaaacacaacttcaactttcaaaaattattgttcaacacaatttaattttttttttcaagtttcaattaaaTTTATGTCCAAAGCTAGCGAATTGCTTGTCATGCACTGGACTGTTTAAGAACAcgacaaagaagagaaaaaccaTTTCTGGTATATAATAATCCTACATATTTAAATTTAttctcctttttgttttttcttctttctttcccgCATAAAACCAATATCTTGGGCAAAAGCCTTTACTCGACGAATTAATTTTTTTTGACGAGGCACTAGCTTTCCTTTTTTGATCCATGTGTAGCATTTTCTTTCACCGAGTAATAGGCAGATATTTTAACATAAATGGATGTGGGACACAGAAAGAATAGATTCAAGTGTTCCTAAGTCAAGAGATTCTTCTCCAAGGGATGGTCGGAGGAGTACGAATTcgaggaaataaaagaaaagtataTAGCAATTAATTGGATAGCGGCTCAATTCCTAGGGCAGCGACCTATAAATACGAAGCAGAAGCATCAGAGATTAAAAAAACTATCCCTTTTTCCGGAACCGGAAGCATCAGagattaaaaaaaatgtttttaatGACAATTGTATGTTAAAGCCCCTACGTATGTCTTATGAGAATTTGGGGCCATTGTCTTAGCTGATAGTAAGAAGATGGTTCAATTGAATCCCCTTAGTATTAAATTATACTGTGTAAGTACGTTAAATATACATTGTTTAATCCAATTAAAATAAGGGAAGCTTCTTTGTATAGCACTTTTGCATTTTCTTGAATTTCCTTGTTAGGATTCTTGGCTCTACCACTATTTGTGATTTGACTAATTTGGAATAGTGGACCGGTTGGACCTGTTCAAAAAAGTAAAGGGAAGATAAATGTCACATTCAGAGGTAACCTTTCTTCCAACAATTGGACCAATGAGAAGCTGAATGCTGAAAATAGTTGTCATTTTGACATTTTGTTAGTATTTCTACTCTTGACATGTTAAAACCCTTTGTCACATTAGGCTAAGAACTCAATAATATACCTTATGGAGTCTGTTGATATTGCAGGATCCAGTAACATTGTTGCAAAGACTTTTACATTCGAGGAATTAGCCAATGTAACCAGAAACTTTCGAGATGATTGTCTTCTAGGAGAAGGAAGCAGTAGAAGAGTATACAAGGGGCACCTTGACGAACAGGTAAAGTAGTGTTTTTTCGTAAATATCTTAATCCTTAGAATTAATAACATTCTCAGCCTTGATGAATTTGTAAACTCCTTTGTCAGACTTGTCTCtcaagtttttatgtttttatgtttttcgtttctTTACAATCTTTACCTCGCTGAGCTCAAAGCAGTGGTGGAATCAGAAATTTATAAAAGGGGATTCAAAAAACTTTTAGGATATTACAGTTGGGGTTTAAACCTATGATCTAAAGCAACTTTTGAACCCCCTTCACTACAATACTTAAACTTTTTCTTCATGTCAAGGGAATTCAATAGCTCACGTGTAACAAAAAAAATGGTTCTTACCCTATTTGCATAGTGTAATTTTCCaacgaaaaatatttttaagaacAAAGTTATACCCGTGCACAGGATACAAACAAAAAGTAGTAGATTCTGACATAGCTGAGCTGTGTGGGGCTATTTGGCTTCTATGATGCACTTTACCATGATTTTCCCCTTAACAATTGGATGGAACAGAGTAAGTTAATACTTTAGTTCACCAGGATCACTTGTTAATTCAGTTATTTCTTTGTAGAATAGGCTTCATTGATTTGAATGTTGACCCTTCATTTAGTGCAGGTTGTTGCAATCAAGCAGGTTGATCAAAATGGCAGCAGGAAATTTCTTGTTGAAGTGCTGATGCTAAATCTGTTACACCATCCTAATATTGTAAATCTAATCGGCTACTGTGCTGACGGAGATCATAGACTTCTGGTTTACAATTACATGCCGCTAGGATCATTGAAAGACTATCTTCATGGTAAATTTTCACTACTTCAGATAAAGATAATAGGGCAGCCCGgtgtactaagctcccgctatgcccGGGGTCCGGGATGAGCCGGACCACAATAGACGTAgctttaccctgcatttctgcaagaagctgtttccacggctcgaatccctgacctcctggtcacatgacagcaactttaccggttacgccaaggctccccgtCCTATTTTAGATAAAGATATGGTTTTAAAATTTATTGATTTATGTGCAGATCCTTCACCTGGTAAGAAACAACTTGATTGGGACACTAGAATGAAAATTGCCATTGAAGTAGCAAAGGGATTGGAATTCTTACATGATATAGCACAGCCACCTGTAATACACCGTAATATCAACTGCTCTAACATCTTGCTTGATGAGGGATATCAAGCCAAGCTATCTGGTTTTAGCTTGGCCAAACTAGGACCTATGGGAAGCAAACGCCATGTACATGTGAAATTCGAGGGTACGATTGGGTATAGTGCACCTGAGTATGTCATGACCAGTGAGTTGAGTGTAAAGTCCGATATTTACAGCTTTGGAGTTGTCCTTCTGGAGATCCTTACTGGGAGAAAAGCAATAGAAAATTCAACAGATGGAGAAGAGTACAATCTGGTTGAATGGGTAAGATATTTTTGCTCTTATAATAATCCTCAAAACTTCAATGGGATGATTGTCTTTTTCCTTTAAAAATGTCGTTGAGTACGTATCGAATCCTCCAAAATGCATGTGTCGAGTCCTTCAAAAGTAGTGCATATTTGGAAGATTTGACACAGGTGCAACTGTATTTCTGGAGAGTTTGAGCAACATATCTATAAGAACGAATTGTTTTTAATTAACCAACTTGGTTTCTGCTATACAAATTTGTGCTACTTTTAGTTTTCTGATGTACACATTGATATTTTGCATGTTAGGCAAGACACTTGATAAAAGATCAGAAATTCTCAGAAATGGCAGATCCAACGCTTCAAGGCAATTATCCAGCAAAAGGTTTACAACAAGCTCTTACAGTCGCAGGAATGTGTGTTCAAGAGCAACCTACCAAACGTCCCGCCATAGCAGATGTGATCACATTTTTTACTCACATTGCTTCAGGAAAATATGGTTCAAAACTCAACCTAAACATCTCCTAATGCTCGTCCAGTCTTCTTCTGAGATTTAGTTGGTGTTTACGTAAATTTTATACGATCTTCAGACAAGACAAGGGTCTCCCTCCACAATAAATGAGGTAATTAATGCGTAATTAGTGATTGCAAGTTAGGATAGAAGAAGCTGAACTAGCACAAGCATTTCATCAAAATTTTGTTGAGACAATGAAGATAGTAGCAAAGCTTTTTATCCTCAATAGTCATTATTTTATGAACTAGCACATGTGTGTATTCTGAAACAATATATGGTACTGAAATATGAACATATACATACAatctttgatattttctttgaGCTTTTGGACAATTCGATATGAGCAAACTCTAGAAGCATCAGACAGTCGGTAATGGCTCGTCACTCGTGGGCGAATATACCTTACGACGAGTGGTGTCACGTGACACCGTTTCGtcaaaatttttattaaatatgtatatatagatagtaatacaaaataaaaatattaggtataaatataaaaaatgacgTCACTTGTTATTATAGTGATTTATTTATTCGATCGTTTTTTCAAATATTGATACTGCTTACCGAAAATTCACTGGTGCCTTTGAATGAACTTGGAAGTGAAGTTATAGTACTGCAGCCAAAGAgaagttctttttttatttctttaaccACCGTTACAATTGCAGT
Proteins encoded in this window:
- the LOC107809066 gene encoding putative serine/threonine-protein kinase PBL7 isoform X2 — encoded protein: MMHFTMIFPLTIGWNRVVAIKQVDQNGSRKFLVEVLMLNLLHHPNIVNLIGYCADGDHRLLVYNYMPLGSLKDYLHDPSPGKKQLDWDTRMKIAIEVAKGLEFLHDIAQPPVIHRNINCSNILLDEGYQAKLSGFSLAKLGPMGSKRHVHVKFEGTIGYSAPEYVMTSELSVKSDIYSFGVVLLEILTGRKAIENSTDGEEYNLVEWARHLIKDQKFSEMADPTLQGNYPAKGLQQALTVAGMCVQEQPTKRPAIADVITFFTHIASGKYGSKLNLNIS
- the LOC107809066 gene encoding putative serine/threonine-protein kinase PBL7 isoform X3, giving the protein MEQMQVVAIKQVDQNGSRKFLVEVLMLNLLHHPNIVNLIGYCADGDHRLLVYNYMPLGSLKDYLHDPSPGKKQLDWDTRMKIAIEVAKGLEFLHDIAQPPVIHRNINCSNILLDEGYQAKLSGFSLAKLGPMGSKRHVHVKFEGTIGYSAPEYVMTSELSVKSDIYSFGVVLLEILTGRKAIENSTDGEEYNLVEWARHLIKDQKFSEMADPTLQGNYPAKGLQQALTVAGMCVQEQPTKRPAIADVITFFTHIASGKYGSKLNLNIS
- the LOC107809066 gene encoding putative serine/threonine-protein kinase PBL7 isoform X1 produces the protein MESVDIAGSSNIVAKTFTFEELANVTRNFRDDCLLGEGSSRRVYKGHLDEQVVAIKQVDQNGSRKFLVEVLMLNLLHHPNIVNLIGYCADGDHRLLVYNYMPLGSLKDYLHDPSPGKKQLDWDTRMKIAIEVAKGLEFLHDIAQPPVIHRNINCSNILLDEGYQAKLSGFSLAKLGPMGSKRHVHVKFEGTIGYSAPEYVMTSELSVKSDIYSFGVVLLEILTGRKAIENSTDGEEYNLVEWARHLIKDQKFSEMADPTLQGNYPAKGLQQALTVAGMCVQEQPTKRPAIADVITFFTHIASGKYGSKLNLNIS